One Algoriphagus sp. Y33 genomic window, GCGGTACGGAAATCATTCTTACTTTTGAAAAGGCTCTTTAATAAGATCCGTAAGCTTCACTCCATGATACAGCGGATGTTTGCAGAAAGAGAATAGTACAATTTCACAGGAGATTTTCAGGAAACAAAAGGGACGGGCGGGCATGATCAGTCGGGGAAAGCGGTTGAATTAGAATTCGACTCACACTAAAACTTCCCCATCCGCACCAAACCCACCACAAAAAACCCATACTGTAGGATATTGACCACATTGCGGAAACCCCAAAGCTGTGACCCAAAGTCCGTGTAGGAAAGCATATCTATAAAAAAACTACCAAAACAATAGAAAAAAATACCGGACAAGATCCAGAACCAAGGGTATTGCATGATATCCTCGCGACTTTCTGCTATCCGTAGAAGAGCAAACGCAATTAAAAATGAACTGATAACCAGCATAAGGGCATAAATAAAACCTCTCAAATTACCGCCTGCATGGTCTAGAATGAAGCGAATAAAGCCATCGCAGACAAAAAGTAAGTTTAATGCAAATAGGATCAGACTTTTCCAAAATTTGTTATTCTCAAATGACAGAAATTCAAATGCCAACCAGACAAAAAATATGGCCTCAAACCAGAGATATAAAAACTGGAAAAAAGCATGAATATAAAAACTATATCCATTCAAATATAAAAACCATCCCAATCCATCCACCAGTGCCCCAAAAAGAAGAAACGCAAAAAACAGGCAAAGTTTTAAATCGCCTGTCTTGAGTCTCCACCCCGCCAGTATCAAAGGAATCAATATGGCCAGAGTTGAAATTTCCTGAATAGGAATCCGGTTAAGCATTTGCTATAAATCCATTAAGGTTTAGGTGGCCAGGAGTATTGGAGTAAATATGGTTCTTCAATTGAATCATTTTTAGCAGGAAGCAACATATTGCCTTTAGAGTCCAATCCTACTAAAATGATCCTTATTCTATTGCTCCCCTTATAATGTGGGGACATATCCAGTCCAAAAAAATATGCTATATAATGAACTTCTGAACTGTTGAGGAAACCAGAAACTTCCGGGAAGTTGTTTGTTTCAAAGAAACCTAAAGAATAATTATTATATCTTTCGATACCATTTTTAGGAAATTTCCACGAAAAATCGGCAATATGATTCAGGCAATTCTTTCTAGAAATAATAGTATCACCAACTCCCTGACTAATAGTAAACTTTATATTATTTATTGGATTTCCTCCTCCGGGAGCTGAAATCATTGACTGGTCTAAAAGAAAAAAAGGGTCCCACAAATCTTCCGAAATCGGATAAAAAGGTACATCCGTAGGAATATAATCTACATTTGGTTCAAAAAATAATTTTAATTTATTTTCTCCTTCGAGCCCAAACCAACACATAGTTCCTTTAAATGGGACGAACGGCATATTTATGAAAGAGCTTTTATTGATAACCCCTCCTATAGTTTGAAACTTTGATCCTTGAAATTCTTTAAGAAAACAATCAACTAAACTATTCGCATCTGATAATGAAATTTTAAACATAACATTCTATAATTTAATTTTGAACACTAACCGAATTTTTAATCATAAGAGATAACCCAAGAAATATAACTCCAGAAAATTGTTTAATCACCTCATTAAGTTTCCCTTGGTCCGGCAGGATTTTCATATCACCAGATATTTCTATCTCTTTTTTAAAGTATGCTAAGCTCTTTTTTTTCTTTCTTCTAAAGAAGCGGAAAACAGATTTCGGTAACTCTGAGCTAGAATTTGGCGAAACAATGCTCAAACTCAATGTTCAAGGATTGCCACGACTGATAATCGGTCATTGTATATTGTCCATTGCAAATTGGTCATTGATCATTGACCCCTCACCTTCCCCAAAAACTCCTCCTTCCTTCTTCGAGACACGTCCACCACACTTCCATCGCTAAGCTTTACCTGCCCGCCTTCTCCTTTCAAATATTCGGTGACATAATCCAGGTTGATCAAATGCGAATTATGCACACGGCAAAAGCCATGATGCTCCAGCATGGTTTCAACATCCTTGAGTGTTTTGGAAACCAATATTTTGCGCTTGTCTTGTAGAAAAAACGTAGTGTACGTATTGTCTGATTCACAGCGTATCACCTCCTTTATTTCCACAAAAAGATAGCCGTGAAGCGTAGGCAAGGCGATCTTCGCTTTGTCCTTGGGAGACTGGAGATTGTAAATTAGCTGTTTGAGGTTTGGTGTCTGGTCTTCATTTTTCTCCAAGAACCGCTCTATTGCAGCCTTAAACTCTTTCGGGTAAATAGGTTTGAGTAAATAATCCAATGCCGCAAGCCGAAAAGCACGGATCGCAAAGTCTTGAAATGAAGTGATGAATATCAGCTCAAAATCAATCGTATCAAGACTTGTGAGCCAGTCAAAAGACGTCCCTCCCGGCAGCATTACGTCGCAAAAAACCAAATCGGGATGCAGCTGCTTACATAGCCTATCGGCTTCATCAAGATCTCCCGCCTCACCTATGACCTGAATTTCTGGGTATCCGGCAAGCAAATGTTTCAGTTCCTCCCTCGCCTGCCGCTCATCTTCTATCAGTACTACTGTGTATATCTTTTTCATTCTTCTTCAAATGGAATTGTCAAGGTGACCAATCTTCCGCCTTGGGAATTTTCACTATAGATATATCCGGCCTCTACTCCCGACCATTCATTCAGCGTTGCAAATCGCTCCTCCATCAAATGAATCCCCATACTACTCTTCTTCACCAAATTACTGAGATCAAAATCAGGCTTATTGTGTCTTGACTCACCTTCATCACTTATTTCACAGATCAGCATAGCATCGGTCTTTCGTCTTATTTTCAAGGAAATCCTCCCGCCTTGGCTCAATCCATGCCAAACAGCATTCTCCAAAAAAGGCTGTATCAGCATGGGAGGAATATAGGTGTTTCCCTTAGAAAGAGATTCATCACTCTTAAACTCAAATTCAAACGTATGCTCCATCCTCAACTGCTCAAGCTCTAGGTAAAGCTCATTTGCTTCAAATTCCTCCTGAAGGGTCACCCATTTCCGGGCCGAACTTTCCAGTACATAGCGGATGAGTTTTGAAAACTTGATCAGATATTCACTGGCTTCTCCCGGTTCTTGTTTTTGGATAAAATGATGAATGGAATTCAAGCAGTTGAAGATAAAATGGGGATTGATTTGTGCTCTAAGTGCTTTTAGCTCACCCTCTGCCTTACTCAATCGTAATTCCGTTTCTTTACGCTTAAAATCAGATTCTCTTCGGGACCGATAAATCACAAATATGATAAATGAAAAAGCCAAAACCACAGGTATCAACCCGAGTACCAGTGCCAAGGCTACCTCATTAGTAGAATCCTCAGGCACCAAATCCTTGGCAGCTTCTGTTTTTGCTTGAATCCAAAAAAATCTAAAATCAATCCAAGATGGATACAAGGCAGCTGCGGTTAGGGTGAGTGAGTGAGTATTGAAACTCTTAAAATAGCCTTTTTAACCATCAAATCTTTCAATTAGAGCTTACTTTTTATCTGTTTATAATTGATTTTTCTGATTAATCCGTATGAAAGCACGTACTAGAACTATTTCTGGTGCTAGCATGAAAAAATTTCACTTACCCTAAGTAAAATCCAGCTTCTGGAGAAGCAGGATAACTTTCAGATATGTTTAAGCGGATAATTCACAAAAAAGCCCTTGCAGATATCCGCAAGGGCTTTCACTAGTTTACTTTTTCTCAATAACCAATAACCCGTATAGTCGCTTCTCCGATATGTACTTGCCCAAACCGATCCGTAGCTTGCACGCTAATCTTATGCTCACCGGCTTTCAATCCATTAGGAATTGCTCCCCTCCAAAGGTGCTGGCTCCGGGCGGGATTGGAAGGTCTTTTTCCTTCGATCAATTCTTCTGTCACATCCCACTCGAACAAGTCTATCAAATAGGAAGGGTCGTAGTCGGACACTTTAGCGGCAGCCTTCCATTCTCCCCCATCAAACTTAATCAGCACCTCATCCCCTTCTCCACCCATGAAGAAGTTTACAAAAATCCCAGCTGTAGTTCTCTTGTCTTTTTCCAAAACTTTCGGAGCAAATATTTCCATCTGATAATCGCTGGACTTACCGGCTACCTGATAGCGGATTTTGTATTGATTTCCTTCAAAATGAATCAGCGCATAACCTTTTGGAGTACCGTCACGCATGGTGGATACAGGAACTCCTTTTTCATCCAACGTCCCCTTGTACCAATCCCCTGAAGTAGTTCCCACATTGTAATGATGATGCGGCTTATCCTGCTTCCAACCATCCTTTGTGTAAAATAAATCCTGCTTCTGCAAATGGGTGTGGGCAGACAAAGAAAGGGTATGAGGGAAATCAGCCAATAAATCAAAAATCTCCTGCCTATCCTCATCGCGGAAGGAATCTCCCTCCTCTGCCAGAGGAATATGCATTGCAATCACAACCAGATGGTCTTTGGGGACAAACTTCAAATCATTTCTCAGGAAATCCAGCTGGTCCGGACGCAAACCTCCCCAATAACCTTGCTTATCTCTCGGATCCGGCCACAAGATATCGTCAACTACGATAAAATGAACCTTACCTACATTGTACGCATAAGCACTTGGGCCAAAATGGGCTTCGAAAGTTTCATCAGCAAACTCATCTTTATCCACATCATAATTCTGATCGTGATTTCCCATGACATTGTACCAAGGAAGGCCGACTTTAGCCACAGCCTTGGCATACGGAATAAATAAATCCAGATCGTCTCCCACCAAATCCCCTAAGGATAAACCGAACGCTGCATCCTGGATCCCTTCCACTTCACTCACTATACCCCGAGCGAAGAAATCCACTTCTTCCAGCGTGTAAGGCTGCGGATCACCGAAAATCAACGCAGTAAAATCATCAGGTTCCTCCGTGGCAGTCATCGCAAAGTTGATTTCCCTTGGCAACTCTCCCGTTGGGGCAGAACCTGCATATTTTAGTTCAGGCGAGCCGGTTGGCTTATGGATGTAATAGAACTGAGGTTTGTTCAAGGAGTCCAGCGCAACTGTAAAACCACTTGGCTTGATCAGAAATAGCAGCTGACCATCTTCTAGGCTTATTTCGTAATAGCCTTTTTCATCTGTCTGGACTACCTCTTGACCATTGGATATGCTGACTGCCGGAAGTCCCCTTTCACGCCGCTGTTTCTTTCCATCTCCATTTGCATCATGATAAACATAGCCCTTTGCCAATTCTTGGGAAAAGGCTGTCAGATTTGTAAGGATCAGGGCAGCTGCCAGCCCCATTTGCATAATTTTTTTCATTTTTCCCACCATACTTTTGTATTGATATCATCTGCACCCATTCTGGCTACAGCGGCACTGTAATTTTCAGGATTGTTGATCTGCACGCTCACAGGATAGCGGAACCGCACCGGAGCCTGCTGATTATTTAACATGCCTTCATTCTTCGGAAGTACCGGAAAACCAGTTCTTCGGTATTCAAACCACTGCTGGTAATCATTGAAGTACAGCCCCAAATACTTCTGAAGCATAATTCGCTCTAAGGTTCCATCGTAAGCGGCTTCCGGATTCTCGAAATATTTCTCAGGAAATTCCACTTCCCACTGCTCCATGGCAGCTCTTATACCGTTTTCATAATGAGTCGCTGCATCTGAGTCTATCACTCCACGCTGTGCCAATTCCGCTTTGATAAATTCCACTTCCGAATAGGTCAGAATCAAAGAAATCATCGGAGCCTCTACCAATGCCCTATTATGATTGCTTGGAATAAACTGGAACTGGTTTTCATTTCCGTCAAAACCACTGGGAATCCCCTTATATCCAATGTCAGTCGTTCCATCCATTGCTCTGGCCCGAGTCATGAACCGTTCTCTTCTCGGATCTTCCAATACATTAAGATTATCTGCAAAAAACTCCGACATCGAACGAAAAGTCGTGAAGTCAATCGCCCTTCCCCAAGGAGAAAGATTCGGTGTCACTCCCGTAATCTGAAGAATTGCAGATTCAGCCGTATTTTCAAAAACCGGATACTGATCCGGATTATTGATCATCGTAGCAAGCTTGGCAAAGGAGTTTATCTCTGATCTATTGGAAACCCTCAG contains:
- a CDS encoding LytTR family DNA-binding domain-containing protein, whose product is MKKIYTVVLIEDERQAREELKHLLAGYPEIQVIGEAGDLDEADRLCKQLHPDLVFCDVMLPGGTSFDWLTSLDTIDFELIFITSFQDFAIRAFRLAALDYLLKPIYPKEFKAAIERFLEKNEDQTPNLKQLIYNLQSPKDKAKIALPTLHGYLFVEIKEVIRCESDNTYTTFFLQDKRKILVSKTLKDVETMLEHHGFCRVHNSHLINLDYVTEYLKGEGGQVKLSDGSVVDVSRRRKEEFLGKVRGQ
- a CDS encoding sensor histidine kinase, with the protein product MYPSWIDFRFFWIQAKTEAAKDLVPEDSTNEVALALVLGLIPVVLAFSFIIFVIYRSRRESDFKRKETELRLSKAEGELKALRAQINPHFIFNCLNSIHHFIQKQEPGEASEYLIKFSKLIRYVLESSARKWVTLQEEFEANELYLELEQLRMEHTFEFEFKSDESLSKGNTYIPPMLIQPFLENAVWHGLSQGGRISLKIRRKTDAMLICEISDEGESRHNKPDFDLSNLVKKSSMGIHLMEERFATLNEWSGVEAGYIYSENSQGGRLVTLTIPFEEE
- a CDS encoding calcineurin-like phosphoesterase C-terminal domain-containing protein, yielding MKKIMQMGLAAALILTNLTAFSQELAKGYVYHDANGDGKKQRRERGLPAVSISNGQEVVQTDEKGYYEISLEDGQLLFLIKPSGFTVALDSLNKPQFYYIHKPTGSPELKYAGSAPTGELPREINFAMTATEEPDDFTALIFGDPQPYTLEEVDFFARGIVSEVEGIQDAAFGLSLGDLVGDDLDLFIPYAKAVAKVGLPWYNVMGNHDQNYDVDKDEFADETFEAHFGPSAYAYNVGKVHFIVVDDILWPDPRDKQGYWGGLRPDQLDFLRNDLKFVPKDHLVVIAMHIPLAEEGDSFRDEDRQEIFDLLADFPHTLSLSAHTHLQKQDLFYTKDGWKQDKPHHHYNVGTTSGDWYKGTLDEKGVPVSTMRDGTPKGYALIHFEGNQYKIRYQVAGKSSDYQMEIFAPKVLEKDKRTTAGIFVNFFMGGEGDEVLIKFDGGEWKAAAKVSDYDPSYLIDLFEWDVTEELIEGKRPSNPARSQHLWRGAIPNGLKAGEHKISVQATDRFGQVHIGEATIRVIGY
- a CDS encoding SusD/RagB family nutrient-binding outer membrane lipoprotein, which encodes MKKFIATLALSLLVWAFTSCTNDFEEINTDPNRIDQISPGTLLNPIIYGLSSFGTDRADAYTFQVMQVALPFPSANGGIHRYDISEAAGNSTWNTYYRWLINIKEMEVSAIANSAVNYEAIALTLRAYSLSQLTDSFGDIPMVEASRAEEGVFQPQFDTQEAVYSQVFQDLERANSLYDDTQTMIYGDDILFHNDVKKWRKFTNSLHLRLLLRVSNRSEINSFAKLATMINNPDQYPVFENTAESAILQITGVTPNLSPWGRAIDFTTFRSMSEFFADNLNVLEDPRRERFMTRARAMDGTTDIGYKGIPSGFDGNENQFQFIPSNHNRALVEAPMISLILTYSEVEFIKAELAQRGVIDSDAATHYENGIRAAMEQWEVEFPEKYFENPEAAYDGTLERIMLQKYLGLYFNDYQQWFEYRRTGFPVLPKNEGMLNNQQAPVRFRYPVSVQINNPENYSAAVARMGADDINTKVWWEK